A region of the Arachis hypogaea cultivar Tifrunner chromosome 15, arahy.Tifrunner.gnm2.J5K5, whole genome shotgun sequence genome:
TAATTATGAGGCTAGCTAGTATATAAGGTTTAGCCACATGATTCACTGGAAGGATTTTCCCATTCTGTTATGCAATGTGAAAATTCTcaactcttctcttctcttctcttctctttcgaTCTGTTTTCTAACTCCCATCTGTGATTTGCAAATTGCTTACCGATATTGTATATGTTGGCAATTAGTtgttagagacaaaaaaaaaagtatacaaTGATAATTAAGACGTCCATTTTTCATACTTCAACTTCTTGTTTGAGTTTTCTGATTTGCAGAGAAGAGAAAATTAATTTCTCGTCTTTTTCTCCTTTATCTATTTcttccttttattttgttttgatctAGTGGTGTGTAAAAGATAATATAGATCAAAGTtactaaaatttataaaacctAAAATCATATATAGATCATTAGCTGCTAGAGATAAAAAAGAGTTTATTTAAATTTGTGTTTTTCATACCAATTTCTGGAAGAAAAAAATCCTAAACAATCCAAATAGGACTCTTACATCCTTCTACTTGtctattccttttatattttagtcttgagtcaatttattTGTTGCATTTTAAATTTGGGTGTAGTTATTTGTTTGCACGATGAGCATTCTAGAAGCTGGTGAAGATGAAGAGCAAAAGAAGCCACACTTTGAGCAATTGGAGGAAGAAATACTTGTGAGGTTGGAAGAAGCATTCAACAAATACAGTGAAGGAAAGTCCTTCTTTGGAGGGAACAAGATTGGACTCATTGACATTATGTTTGGGAGCTTCTTGCCTGTTCTTGGTCTGATAGAAGAGATTAATGGAAAGAAGGTACTTGTCGATGACAAGTTTCCGGGGTTGGTGAATTGGGCTGCCAATTTCACTGCGAATTCGGCTGTGACCGGAACTCTTCCTGAGATTGACAGGCTTATTTTATTTGCCAAGGCTCAACAGCAAAAATGGGCTCTCGCTTATAAAGCTACCTCTGCCAACTAAAATTTTATTCGAATTCGTATGGAGATTGATTTTCTCTCCTTGGTTTGAATATTATATGTTTCTGTGGTGGTTTCTTTCTATGTATATTTGGTGTATGTGGGAGATGATATTGTATAACATTCAACGGAATACATGTTAAAGACAACTATATGCAAATTACAAAAGTTTAGGGGCGATTGGTTTTGGCTATTTTTATTTCCATTTTcaatgaaaatataaataaaatataaaaatatgtttggttgaatatttcaaaattatttttagtaaaaatatttttaaaaataaatacaaattgaaaataatatttttttttattttcagttttttcaattaaaaataataaaaaatatttctaatttaaaatacgATATTTTTAgttgtaaattttttaatttatagtgttggattctttatttttttttttaatttttcaccgATTAGAATTAAACTCTCACTCACTTATTGGAAAAATACAAAGCTAATGCCTCCAATCCTTTATTTCACTCTCTTCCGGTCTTCTTGTAGTTCTTCCAACTCTAAtagtttatttttagtttttttattagttttttattctttttttttgtatccaaaGGTAAAAGatccttttcaagttttttgTGCTATTTAGTTGAaaatctttattatatttttttaaattgaattttaatatattaaatttgagTTCTAAAATTAGtgctttcattttctcttttgatcTTTACTCATTGTCACTTCGTCCTCTATTAGTTATCTATTAGTTATTTATTCGTAGTTagctttcttccattttcttttattttttttcattttctccttcCATTCAATGGTAAaagtgtttttaaattttttttgttgtatttaaaaatttttactattttatttttgtaatttaaatttaaatattagatgatgtgaaatttgagttttaattttttttttgttatattcaattatacttttttttttattttaagttcttTTCGTTTTCTGTCTTCAATGTTTTTCCAGTTTTTTCAGTGTTTCTTTAAAACTTTTGTGCTCGTATATTTTTTCATTAACGGGAATATGATAATTTTTTCTGTTCGtgtattgtttatttttctgttatttttttgtatttcttcTTTGATTCAAAGTTTCTATAATAAAAGTGATCAATTCGATAATAATTGACGAGAGACATAAAAATTCATTTGTATTTGTattcaatataaaaatttatttatatttttatttaatataattatttctttttcctttttaactGACtcttatttttaaaactaaattcaaCTGTACTCTCATTTTatgtgttttatttattttatacttgtattttatatttatcttttaatattaaTACAATTTATTTGTGTTAAGGACAGTGATATAAAACAGGATCATAAtaaatcggaaaaaaaaagttaagaaagTGTAATTTAGATATTAAGTGATAATTAATGGAGATAGATATATGTTAGGTAGTCGGTCTTTGGCTTTTATATCAGCATCCACTTGTGATATAAGTTTGAGAACTCTTGTAACATTCCACCTTTTAATTCTAGTCATCAAGATTACAGTTTTATAtctttcaattttgttttttGCACTCTCTTTGCTGCACTAGCTTTTTTCCTAGAAAACCATAGTGTCAAGAACCTAAAAGTTTAAAAGATCCAGGACTTTTGCAAATAATTCTCCTCCCACATCCAATCACACCAGTCATCTATTAACAAAGATCAATCCTATTTTTGATAAGCTGTGTGAAACCAAATTTAAAATCTGATAGCAACAAGCCTTCAATGTTATTCAAGGGCAAAGTTTCAAATATCATTTCATCAAAAAACGCATTCTTCCACAATTTTCATCTACTTCTAATCAAGCAATAGGAATTTGAATCATTCTTTTACAGACAATGAAAGTAAGATGATTGTCATTTGGTTTCTTAGATGCTTACATCATTGGATGCTGCCTTTAAGAACAAAATGGTGGGTTATAAACTCAACTATGAAAtatggcagaaaattaaagattATTTTACACAATCAATTAAGTACAGGTTCAAGCAACTCAAAACTCAGTTGAAACTCGTAAAAAAGGAATATATTAGCTAGTGATTGCATCTTTAAGATCAACAATGTTGCCAATTCTCTTGCAGCTTTAAGTAATTCCCTCTCCAAGGAAGAACTGAATTTTATTGGAAGGGTTGTTAAATGAAGATTATCAAACTCTTCTTATTACTATCAATGCTAAACCAGAAATTTAGTCTTGTTGAGGTAGAGAACTTAATCATGTCTCATGATGACAtgatcgaaaaataaaaaaaaatgattctgAAATGCTACAAACAAATCTCACCCAAAATTCATTTCcaatttttcaaaactcatttaGAAGTAATGGCTTTAGAAAAAGCAGAGGGGTAGGTTTGTTCGAAGAGAAAGATCATTTTCTGCAAATAATAGATCACTGTATCAAATTTGTGGCCGTTTTAGACCCATTACATGGCATTATTTCAATAGATAAATTAAAGATATGTCTCCACCATCTGAAATTCAAGATCACCAGCCAAGAAGCTACCTCTATAGCCTGAACACCACAACAAATTTCAACTCTTCACAAGGATCATCTTCAACCTCGACCACTCCTCCGCACCTCCAGCACCATCTTTTTCTATTATTCTACTGCTGCAGCACTAACTTATGTTTTAGACCCTACTTGGTACTCAAATAGGACTCCGCATATTGTTTCGAAATCAATTAAAATTGATGACATGCTCAGAATACACCTTactttattcattatttttttaataatttatttgttataaaaatatattctaagtacaaattttaatcttatatttatatatttctgaCTTTTATatacttttaagtattttttGTTGGGATAAGAATGACTTATCACATCttatgtggatgcccattttccATAAGATAGAGTTTCCCAAGGATGAATGAATTTAATGTAGTTTGAAAAAGGGAAGCCTTGcacatgtataaataggagcaTAGGCTGAGGCCTTTGAACACACACAAAAGCAATAAATAATTCTCTCTCCCTTTATGTTGCAATACTTATTCctctctctttatatttctttatcttatatttgttacctcttctttatttatttatttatttagttaatttatAACATGTTATCAGAACGAAGCTCTAacgaaattttaggaagactccaggtaacaagtttttattatgttgaagctctctcatcttgaatttaatactcttgatatatctggaaataattatttatcatgatgttaaaatccatcttgattcaatggatcttggagataccattaaagctgaaaataatgcatcccagaaggataaaggcaaagccatgatttttcttcgtcgtcatcttgacgagggattgaaaaatgaatatcccacattaaaagatcctgcagatatgTAGAaaaaccttgaagaaaggtacaatcatgtgatacttcctcaagcccgatatgttagagaaaattttttctcgaccttccatgtctcgaatgtgctcctgcagcagcagtatcgagaaaaagaaattaaaaatattctgagttaatttttttGCCTTGTTGCTGATcgcaacaatgagttacttttgagaaatcatgaagcgcgcccagttgGCGCCGCCCTATTTCttgaagcaaatgcggcaaattataaccccagaagaggcaaatggcaagattttgataacaagaaaaattatagaaggaaaagaaattatgttcacaagaaaggatctcaccagaagtgggataaagaaaggaacAATGGGCAAAATAGAttaattgaggataaatgctttcGTTGTGGtgaaaagggccattggtcacgtacctgtcgtaccccaaggcacctaatTGATctttaaagaaagaaaacaaattttgtttcaaataatgaaaattccaccactcattatgatgtatctaatttctttaaggattctaaaggaaatattggctatttgatcaatgatggaatagtttgatatatgtatgtgtttgttaagtattcatgtgaataattttactgtgtatgtacttctactcattttattattattatcatttgtgtTTGAAGAAAAATGACAAGGATatattggtgcgcagaaattgtgattacactttgattatgtaaaattcatcgctctttctttccctggtaatggcgccaaaaacatgatgccaataccatggttcacaacttcgcacaactaactagcaagtgcactgggtcatccaagtaataccttacgtgagtaagggtcgaatcccacggagattgttggtatgaagcaagctatggtcaccttgcaaatctcagttaggcagatctaaattgataatggtgttttcgaataatgatTAATAGactagggatagaaatacttatgtaattcattggtgagaatttcagataagcgaatggagatgctttcgttcccctgaacctctgctttcctgctatcttcatccaatcagtcttactcctttccatggttggctttatgtgatacatcaccactgtcaatggctactttcggtcatctctcgggaaaatgatccaatgccctgtcacggcacggctaatcgtctggaggcatcacccttgtcaatggcttcatcttatcctctcagtgaaaatggtcaacgcaccctgtcacggcacggctattcatctgtcggttctcgatcatgctggaataggatttactatccttttgcgtctgtcactaacgcccagcaatcgcgagtttggagcttgtcacagtcattcattcattgaatcctactcggaataccacagacaaggtttagaccttccggattctcttgaatgtcgccatcattctagcttacgccacgaagattccgattaagagatctaagagatactcattcaattctaatgtagaacggaagtggttgtcaggcacgcgttcatagggaatgatgatgattgtcacgttcatcacattcaggttgaagtgtgaatgaatatcttagaagcgaaataagaagaattgaatagaaaacagtagtactttgcattgatctttgaggaacagcagagctccacaccttaatctatggagtgtagaaactctaccgttaaaaatacataagtgaaaggtccaggcatggccgagatggccagccccctaaaacgtgatcacaggatcaaaatacaatccaggatggtcaaaaagactagtaaaaggtcctatttataataaactagctactagggtttacatgagtaagtaattgatgcataaatccacttccggggcccacttggtgtgtgtttgggctgagcttgagtgttgcacgtgtagaggtctttcttggagttgaacgccagcttttgtgccagtttgggcgttcaactctggttttggctccttttctggcgctggacgccagatttgggtaaaaatctggcattgaacgccagtttacgtcatctattcttggccaaagtatggactattatacatttctggaaagccctggatgtctacttttcaacgcaattggaaacgcgccatttcgagttctgtagctccagaaaatctactttgagtgcagggaggtcagaatccaacagcatcagcagtccttcttcaacctctgaatctgatttttgctcaagtccctcaatttcagccagaaaatacctgaaatcacagaaaaacacacaaactcatagtaaagtccagaaatgtgaatttaacataaaaactaatgaaaacatccctaaaagtaactagatcctactaaaaacatactaaaaacaatgtcaaaaagcgtataaattatccgctcatcacatattctgaagatatttgccttgcggatagtgcaagttcgcacactattcttaaaagtgatatatatattttacccatcttgtgccaaaagaagagtatgttaatactattattggctcgggcaatgtaatagaaggctccggaagagctataattttgtttcccggaggaacaaaatttataataaataatgcactattatctacgaagtctctaagaaacttattgagtttcaaagatattcgccgaaatggatatcatattgagacaatgaatgaggaaaatcatgagtatttatgtattacaactcatgatttaaataaaaagattatattagaaaagttaccctcactttcatctggattgtattataccaagattagtgtaaTTGAATCACaagccattgtaaaccagaagtttactagcccaaatgaattcataacttggcatgatagattgggtcatccgggaacaaccatgatgaggagaattattgaaaactctcatggacattcactaaagaaccagaagattcttaaatctagtgaattttgttgtgctgcatgttctcaagggaagttaattttaaggccatcaccagtaaagattggatttgagtcccctgaattcctagaaagaattcaaggtgatatatgtggacctattcatccaccatgtggatcttttagatattttatggtcctaatagacgcatcttcgagatggtcacatgtgtgcttattatcttctcgcaatctggcgtttgcgagattactggctcaaaatattcgattaaaagcacaatttccagaaaatccaatcaaagcaattcgtcttgataatgctgatgaatttacttcccaagcttttgatgcttattgtatggctaatgaaataagtgttgaacatcca
Encoded here:
- the LOC112750152 gene encoding glutathione S-transferase U17, coding for MAEKNSDLKLLSAWYSPMATRVKIALNIKGLEYENIEEDLNSKSDLLLRSNPVHKKIPVLIHGDKPICESVLIVQYIDEVWSNGPSILLQDAYDRAIARFWVSYIDEKLFVCTMSILEAGEDEEQKKPHFEQLEEEILVRLEEAFNKYSEGKSFFGGNKIGLIDIMFGSFLPVLGLIEEINGKKVLVDDKFPGLVNWAANFTANSAVTGTLPEIDRLILFAKAQQQKWALAYKATSAN